The following are encoded together in the Vigna unguiculata cultivar IT97K-499-35 chromosome 2, ASM411807v1, whole genome shotgun sequence genome:
- the LOC114173600 gene encoding GDSL esterase/lipase At2g03980-like — MEKSLKILWVFSIIITQQLAFLANASHSRKRIVPALYVFGDSTVDAGNNNNLNTLAKANAFPYGIDFNNCSTGRFSNGKTFADLIAIRLGLPMPPPYLGVPKFERHKVITGLNYASGSCGILNSTRAGDCLSLDKQIEYFTSTMTNDLPRSIHIKTKLRHYLANSIYLLSIGSNDYMLNYLKYPNGTNNNLNPEKYAEYLLEQLASRIKRIYDLGARKFVVSRIGQIGCTPTCVIRTPYFQKCNEDINQKVKHYSDKLPGKLRELQTQLPHSLFINLDNYNFSQKIRKSPENFGFKNIIDSCVQGRKPCANRNEYYFFDFAHPTEATNKIYANECFSGTQLCLPYNIPKLIHAH; from the exons atgGAAAAGAGCTTAAAAATTCTCTGGGTTTTTTCCATAATCATAACTCAACAATTAGCATTCTTGGCCAATGCCTCACATTCTAGAAAGAGGATTGTGCCAGCTTTGTACGTTTTTGGTGATTCAACTGTAGACGCTGGAAATAATAACAATCTCAACACACTTGCCAAGGCAAATGCATTTCCCTATGGCATTGACTTCAATAACTGTTCCACGGGAAGGTTTAGCAATGGCAAAACCTTTGCTGACCTTATTG CTATTAGATTGGGTTTGCCAATGCCACCTCCATACTTGGGTGTGCCCAAGTTCGAGAGACATAAAGTAATCACAGGACTTAACTATGCATCAGGCTCTTGTGGAATCTTGAATTCAACCAGAGCA GGAGATTGCTTGTCTTTAGACAAACAAATTGAATACTTCACCTCAACTATGACCAATGATCTTCCAAGAAGCATACATATCAAAACAAAACTAAGGCATTACTTAGCCAATTCCATATATCTCTTATCAATTGGATCTAATGATTACATGCTGAATTATTTGAAGTACCCAAATGGAACCAATAATAATCTAAATCCAGAAAAATATGCAGAATACCTACTTGAGCAATTGGCTTCACGTATCAAG AGAATTTATGATCTTGGAGCTCGGAAGTTTGTGGTAAGTAGAATAGGTCAAATTGGATGCACACCAACATGTGTTATAAGGACACCATATTTCCAAAAATGCAATGAAGATATAAATCAAAAGGTTAAACACTACTCAGACAAACTCCCCGGGAAGTTACGAGAGCTGCAAACCCAACTCCCACATTCACTCTTCATTAATTTGGATAATTACAATTTCTCCCAGAAAATAAGAAAGTCGCCTGAAAATTTTG ggttcaaaaatattattgactCGTGTGTCCAAGGAAGGAAACCTTGTGCAAACCGGAATGAATATTACTTTTTTGACTTTGCTCACCCTACTGAagctacaaataaaatatatgcaaaCGAGTGTTTTAGTGGAACCCAATTATGTCTTCCTTACAATATTCCGAAATTGATTCATGCACACTAA